In the genome of Candidatus Hydrogenedentota bacterium, one region contains:
- a CDS encoding SpoIIE family protein phosphatase, giving the protein MAYRHFDITAAQTPKQTGAVCGDVVETLRAADATWVVCADGIGSGIQASVAAHLCASRLMTLVRDGTALRGAFLAVARTMNASRAPGLPYAAFSIARLLPDGGAAVLVYDAPPPLLLAPVGAQPLPLRRFDEDGAVMGEANHRLAPGEALLLMSDGVTEAGRGAGLPQGWGVDGAGRFLSDAVNRGLAPALLPGELCARAEALCGPGPRDDTTAVLVRCRRGVVLNILTGPPVERGRDREVVRRFLAMEGQKVVSGGTTAAVVARVTGGKTEVLPQSMGTLGPPAYRLGGVDLVTEGAVTMNHAFNILDAPPDRLEPHSAVAELCALMRNADRINFIVGRAANAASADIRFRQQHILPRTVIVPMLKERLEEEGRLVVVEYV; this is encoded by the coding sequence GTGGCCTACCGGCATTTTGACATCACCGCCGCGCAGACGCCGAAACAGACCGGCGCGGTCTGCGGCGACGTGGTCGAGACGCTCCGCGCGGCGGACGCCACCTGGGTGGTCTGCGCCGACGGCATCGGCTCGGGGATACAGGCCAGCGTGGCGGCCCACCTGTGCGCCTCCCGCCTCATGACCCTGGTCCGCGACGGCACCGCGCTGCGCGGCGCCTTTCTCGCCGTGGCCCGCACCATGAACGCCTCCCGCGCGCCCGGCCTGCCCTATGCGGCCTTCTCCATCGCGCGGCTCCTCCCCGACGGCGGGGCCGCCGTCCTCGTCTACGACGCGCCGCCGCCCCTGCTCCTCGCGCCCGTGGGCGCGCAGCCCCTGCCCCTGCGCCGCTTCGACGAGGACGGCGCCGTCATGGGCGAGGCCAACCACCGCCTGGCCCCCGGCGAGGCGCTGCTCCTCATGAGCGACGGCGTCACCGAGGCCGGGCGCGGCGCGGGCCTGCCCCAGGGCTGGGGCGTGGACGGCGCGGGCCGCTTCCTCTCCGACGCGGTCAACCGGGGCCTGGCCCCGGCCCTGCTCCCCGGCGAACTCTGCGCCCGCGCGGAGGCGCTCTGCGGCCCGGGGCCCCGCGACGACACCACGGCGGTCCTCGTCCGCTGCCGCCGGGGCGTGGTGCTGAACATTCTGACCGGCCCGCCGGTGGAGCGGGGCCGCGACCGGGAGGTGGTCCGGCGCTTCCTCGCCATGGAGGGGCAGAAGGTGGTGAGCGGCGGGACCACCGCCGCCGTGGTGGCGCGGGTCACCGGCGGAAAAACCGAGGTTCTGCCGCAAAGCATGGGCACCCTCGGGCCGCCCGCCTACCGCCTCGGCGGCGTGGACCTGGTCACCGAGGGCGCCGTCACCATGAACCACGCCTTCAACATCCTCGACGCCCCGCCGGACCGCCTCGAGCCGCACTCGGCCGTGGCGGAACTCTGCGCGCTCATGCGGAACGCCGACCGGATCAACTTCATCGTGGGCCGCGCCGCGAACGCCGCCTCCGCCGACATCCGCTTCCGGCAGCAGCACATCCTCCCGCGCACAGTGATCGTCCCGATGCTGAAAGAGCGGCTCGAGGAGGAGGGGCGGCTCGTGGTCGTGGAGTATGTGTGA